The Armatimonadota bacterium genomic interval ACCTCATAGGTGGCCACGTTGCGGACCGCGGGCAGGGATTTCACCTGTCCCGTGGGAATGTGGAATCGGGAGCCGTGGCGCGGACAGACCGCCATCTCCCCCATCACCGGCCCCTCCGACAGCCATGCCTCCTCGTGGGTGCACCGGTCGTCAATGGCATAGAACCTCCCGCCGAGATTGTAGACGGCAATCCGCCTGCCCGCCACCTGGTAGGCCTTGCCCCGGCCTACGGGGATCTCGCTCGTCTTCGCCACCCGCACGAAGGTCTCCAGTTCCTGACTCACCGCCGGGCCTCCTCCAGCAACGTCCGTAGGGCCGTCACCCGCCCGAGGGGGGCTTCCGCCCCCATCTTCCGCGCCACGA includes:
- a CDS encoding non-heme iron oxygenase ferredoxin subunit, coding for MSQELETFVRVAKTSEIPVGRGKAYQVAGRRIAVYNLGGRFYAIDDRCTHEEAWLSEGPVMGEMAVCPRHGSRFHIPTGQVKSLPAVRNVATYEVRVEGEDVYVNPTPRMRTGRIHE